The sequence AGGAACACCCGTCGCAGCGTTGTGGTTGTATTGGTCTCGATGGCTTTGATCGCAATTACTGTGCTTTTTTTCACGTCATCATCTTATTTTAGTTCCATTGAGATTGGAGAGGCAAAAAGCCGCCTGTCGCTTTATGGCCGTTCCCTGAATTGCACCCTGGAACAGTTCCAGTATTTACCCTCTGTTTTGGCGCGGTATCCATTTATTATTTCTGCCCATTCGGCGACTTCCAATAAATTACTGAACAGGCAATTGGCCAATTTTGCCAAAGAGGCTGATCTTGAAGCAATTTATCTGATGGATCGCACGGGGCTTGTTCTGGCCTCGTCAAACTATGGCACCCCCCAAACTTTTGTTGGGCAGAACTATGGCTTTCGGCCCTATTTTACCAACGCATTATCTGGTCAGCGCGGGGAGTTTTTTGGGATTGGCGCAACAACCGGGCGTCCAGGTTATTTCATTTCCGAACCCGTTTATGACCCGGCAGGGAATGTATCCAGCGTGATCGCAATCAAACTCGATATAAGCGAATTGCAAAAAGCCTTTGAAGAAGGGGGGGAGCGTGTTTTTGTTTCAAATAAAGAGAATAAAATAAAAGGTCCTGTAACAACATCCGACCTTAATGAACAATTTATTGAACAAATTGAACCATACATTTTATTAGAACAAATTGAAAATTATATACGTTTAATGCTTCACGACAAAATTATTTTAGAAGAAATAGTAAAACTACTGACAATTGAAGATGATGAAAGAAAATTAGACTCAATAAGTGATATGACCTTTGGAGAATATCAAAAAGTTTTTGAAAATAAATACAGGCAAGTACAAAAAGGAAGAGAATATCACGGAACAGTTACGGCAAGAGATTTATATGTTCTTAAAAA comes from Bacteroidales bacterium and encodes:
- a CDS encoding N-acetylmuramoyl-L-alanine amidase, yielding MQWAETLTLSSDVKILVPRNTRRSVVVVLVSMALIAITVLFFTSSSYFSSIEIGEAKSRLSLYGRSLNCTLEQFQYLPSVLARYPFIISAHSATSNKLLNRQLANFAKEADLEAIYLMDRTGLVLASSNYGTPQTFVGQNYGFRPYFTNALSGQRGEFFGIGATTGRPGYFISEPVYDPAGNVSSVIAIKLDISELQKAFEEGGERVFVSNKENKIKGPVTTSDLNEQFIEQIEPYILLEQIENYIRLMLHDKIILEEIVKLLTIEDDERKLDSISDMTFGEYQKVFENKYRQVQKGREYHGTVTARDLYVLKNTLPSAIYIELGNIKNTFNQRRLIISNNRQALANWIYLGLKKLYNN